The sequence below is a genomic window from Mycobacterium heidelbergense.
ACCCGACCAGGGCCGTCCCCGCTCCCCCGCGGACCAGGCCCACTCCGGCCCACAGGTTGGGGCCGACCAACAATCGGCTGCTGCTTCCGCCGTGCAAATCCAGCATGCGGCGCTGCCCCTCCGATTCGCTGCGCGCCAGGCTGGACTGCACCCGCTCGATGTCTGCCGGATCGACGGCCGCCAGCAGCCGGTCGGCCTCGGCCCATGCCTCGGCGGCCGTATCGCGACTGATCACGTGAATCCGCAAGCCGTACTGCAAGATCCGGCCCGCGTCGACGGCCAGCCCACGAATCCAGTCGAGCTTCTGCGCGACCGCTTTCGGCGGTTCACCCCACGTGAGGTAGACGTCGGAGTGCTTGGCCGCGACGGGCCCGGCGGCCGCCGACGAGCCGCCGAAGAAGACCGCGGGTGTCGGGTCGGGCGGGTTGTTCAGCTGCGCACCCTCGATGCGAATGTGGTCCCCGGCGAAGGTCACCGGCGTGCGCGAGGTCCACAGTTGCCGCACCACATGCAGAAACTCGGCGGTGCGGGCGTAGCGCGACTCCTTGTCCAGGAAGTCCCCGTAGGCCCGTTGCTCGTGCGGTTCGCCGCCGGTGACGACATTGAGCAGCAGCCGACCGCCCGAGTGCCGCTGGAAGGTCCCGGCCATCTGCGCGGCCAGAGTGGGGCTGAGCAGCCCGGGCCGGAACGCGACCAGGAATTTCAGCGCCTCGGTGCCCTCGATCAGCATCGCCGTCGTCAACCAGGCGTCCTCACACCACAATCCGGTCGGTGTGAGCACCGCCTCGAAGCCGTTGTCTTCGGCGGCCGCGCAGATCTGGTGCAGGTACCGCAAAGTCG
It includes:
- a CDS encoding LLM class flavin-dependent oxidoreductase, with amino-acid sequence MGLAFHWFLPTYGDSRNLVAGGHGTAMHGDRPATLRYLHQICAAAEDNGFEAVLTPTGLWCEDAWLTTAMLIEGTEALKFLVAFRPGLLSPTLAAQMAGTFQRHSGGRLLLNVVTGGEPHEQRAYGDFLDKESRYARTAEFLHVVRQLWTSRTPVTFAGDHIRIEGAQLNNPPDPTPAVFFGGSSAAAGPVAAKHSDVYLTWGEPPKAVAQKLDWIRGLAVDAGRILQYGLRIHVISRDTAAEAWAEADRLLAAVDPADIERVQSSLARSESEGQRRMLDLHGGSSSRLLVGPNLWAGVGLVRGGAGTALVGSHAEVAERLAEYATLGITHFILSGYPHLEEAYWFGEGVLPLLERMGLWQHPTRRSQPAPATPFAVASAQ